Proteins from a genomic interval of Crassostrea angulata isolate pt1a10 chromosome 7, ASM2561291v2, whole genome shotgun sequence:
- the LOC128192436 gene encoding glycine receptor subunit alpha-2-like isoform X3 has protein sequence MRWMHTTEKLLWKMILMVVLCFQFYHSSGELSRHELIHQLIDESHYDPLIAPNYEDDFPTNISVQMLIKNIHSLDELHMDFSVDIIFRQRWTDKRLKFNHSTVRVLELDQKMIERIWVPDSFFPQEKRAEIHDVTVPNRLLHIYRNGTVFYSMRIEMTLSCAMALQNYPLDRQVCPVSIESFGDFACLLVELQFDRNTGYYIAQIFIPSILIVILSWVSFWVDIDAIPARVSLGVLTVLTMTTQSSGARSALPRVSYIKAIDVWMAVCLTFVFMALLEFAYINVVSRRNSKPIRTASQCDKALNKGTSPSPMMPILRHIDFIKRARQVDKVARVVFPLIFFLFNIGFWVFYLSINTDNKF, from the exons ATGAGGTGGATGCATACAACTGAGA aGCTGCTTTGGAAAATGATTCTCATGGTGGTTTTATGTTTCCAGTTTTATCACAGCAGCGGCGAATTGTCCAG acatGAACTAATCCACCAATTAATTGATGAGTCCCACTACGATCCATTGATTGCCCCGAACTATGAAGATG ATTTTCCGACGAACATTTCTGTCCAAATGCTCATAAAGAACATTCACAGTCTTGATGAACTTCATATG GATTTTTCAGTAGATATCATATTCAGACAACGATGGACAGACAAGCGTCTCAAATTCAACCATTCAACGGTCAGAGTTTTGGAACTCGATCAGAAGATGATAGAGAGAATATGGGTTCCAGATTCTTTCTTTCCACAAGAAAAGCGAGCTGAAATTCATGATGTCACCGTCCCAAATCGCTTACTTCATATTTATAGAAATGGAACGGTATTTTATAGTATGAG AATAGAAATGACACTGTCCTGCGCAATGGCTCTACAAAACTATCCGTTGGATCGTCAAGTATGTCCAGTATCGATTGAAagtt TTGGAGACTTCGCTTGTTTACTTGTTGAATTACAGTTTGATAGAAACACTGGATACTACATCGCCCAAATTTTTATTCCAAGCATACTTATAGTAATCCTATCATGGGTGTCGTTTTGGGTTGATATAGACGCCATTCCTGCGCGTGTCTCGCTAGGTGTCCTCACAGTTCTCACCATGACAACGCAGAGTTCCGGTGCACGAAGCGCTTTACCGAGGGTGTCTTACATCAAAGCCATAGATGTTTGGATGGCAGTTTGTCTTACCTTTGTTTTTATGGCTCTTTTGGAGTTTGCCTACATCAACGTTGTTTCGCGGAGAAATTCCAAACCTATCCGCACTGCGTCACAATGTGATAAAGCATTAAATAAAGGA ACATCACCATCGCCAATGATGCCCATCCTGAGACACATCGATTTTATAAAGAGGGCCCGACAGGTGGATAAAGTGGCCCGAGTTGTATTTCCTCTTATCTTCTTCCTGTTCAATATTGGGTTTTGGGTGTTCTATCTAAGCATTAACACGGACAACAAATTTTGA
- the LOC128192436 gene encoding glycine receptor subunit alpha-2-like isoform X1: MRWMHTTEKLLWKMILMVVLCFQFYHSSGELSRHELIHQLIDESHYDPLIAPNYEDDFPTNISVQMLIKNIHSLDELHMDFSVDIIFRQRWTDKRLKFNHSTVRVLELDQKMIERIWVPDSFFPQEKRAEIHDVTVPNRLLHIYRNGTVFYSMRIEMTLSCAMALQNYPLDRQVCPVSIESYSYTRENIDFYWERHNPVLIPSISLPQFTMPDTVKTSACSTEYGEVGDFACLLVELQFDRNTGYYIAQIFIPSILIVILSWVSFWVDIDAIPARVSLGVLTVLTMTTQSSGARSALPRVSYIKAIDVWMAVCLTFVFMALLEFAYINVVSRRNSKPIRTASQCDKALNKGTSPSPMMPILRHIDFIKRARQVDKVARVVFPLIFFLFNIGFWVFYLSINTDNKF, from the exons ATGAGGTGGATGCATACAACTGAGA aGCTGCTTTGGAAAATGATTCTCATGGTGGTTTTATGTTTCCAGTTTTATCACAGCAGCGGCGAATTGTCCAG acatGAACTAATCCACCAATTAATTGATGAGTCCCACTACGATCCATTGATTGCCCCGAACTATGAAGATG ATTTTCCGACGAACATTTCTGTCCAAATGCTCATAAAGAACATTCACAGTCTTGATGAACTTCATATG GATTTTTCAGTAGATATCATATTCAGACAACGATGGACAGACAAGCGTCTCAAATTCAACCATTCAACGGTCAGAGTTTTGGAACTCGATCAGAAGATGATAGAGAGAATATGGGTTCCAGATTCTTTCTTTCCACAAGAAAAGCGAGCTGAAATTCATGATGTCACCGTCCCAAATCGCTTACTTCATATTTATAGAAATGGAACGGTATTTTATAGTATGAG AATAGAAATGACACTGTCCTGCGCAATGGCTCTACAAAACTATCCGTTGGATCGTCAAGTATGTCCAGTATCGATTGAAagtt aCAGTTACACGAGAGAAAACATCGATTTTTACTGGGAACGTCACAACCCTGTCCTTATTCCATCGATATCTCTCCCCCAGTTCACCATGCCAGACACAGTCAAAACGTCAGCATGTTCGACGGAGTACGGGGAAG TTGGAGACTTCGCTTGTTTACTTGTTGAATTACAGTTTGATAGAAACACTGGATACTACATCGCCCAAATTTTTATTCCAAGCATACTTATAGTAATCCTATCATGGGTGTCGTTTTGGGTTGATATAGACGCCATTCCTGCGCGTGTCTCGCTAGGTGTCCTCACAGTTCTCACCATGACAACGCAGAGTTCCGGTGCACGAAGCGCTTTACCGAGGGTGTCTTACATCAAAGCCATAGATGTTTGGATGGCAGTTTGTCTTACCTTTGTTTTTATGGCTCTTTTGGAGTTTGCCTACATCAACGTTGTTTCGCGGAGAAATTCCAAACCTATCCGCACTGCGTCACAATGTGATAAAGCATTAAATAAAGGA ACATCACCATCGCCAATGATGCCCATCCTGAGACACATCGATTTTATAAAGAGGGCCCGACAGGTGGATAAAGTGGCCCGAGTTGTATTTCCTCTTATCTTCTTCCTGTTCAATATTGGGTTTTGGGTGTTCTATCTAAGCATTAACACGGACAACAAATTTTGA
- the LOC128192436 gene encoding glycine receptor subunit alpha-2-like isoform X4 produces MLIKNIHSLDELHMDFSVDIIFRQRWTDKRLKFNHSTVRVLELDQKMIERIWVPDSFFPQEKRAEIHDVTVPNRLLHIYRNGTVFYSMRIEMTLSCAMALQNYPLDRQVCPVSIESYSYTRENIDFYWERHNPVLIPSISLPQFTMPDTVKTSACSTEYGEVGDFACLLVELQFDRNTGYYIAQIFIPSILIVILSWVSFWVDIDAIPARVSLGVLTVLTMTTQSSGARSALPRVSYIKAIDVWMAVCLTFVFMALLEFAYINVVSRRNSKPIRTASQCDKALNKGTSPSPMMPILRHIDFIKRARQVDKVARVVFPLIFFLFNIGFWVFYLSINTDNKF; encoded by the exons ATGCTCATAAAGAACATTCACAGTCTTGATGAACTTCATATG GATTTTTCAGTAGATATCATATTCAGACAACGATGGACAGACAAGCGTCTCAAATTCAACCATTCAACGGTCAGAGTTTTGGAACTCGATCAGAAGATGATAGAGAGAATATGGGTTCCAGATTCTTTCTTTCCACAAGAAAAGCGAGCTGAAATTCATGATGTCACCGTCCCAAATCGCTTACTTCATATTTATAGAAATGGAACGGTATTTTATAGTATGAG AATAGAAATGACACTGTCCTGCGCAATGGCTCTACAAAACTATCCGTTGGATCGTCAAGTATGTCCAGTATCGATTGAAagtt aCAGTTACACGAGAGAAAACATCGATTTTTACTGGGAACGTCACAACCCTGTCCTTATTCCATCGATATCTCTCCCCCAGTTCACCATGCCAGACACAGTCAAAACGTCAGCATGTTCGACGGAGTACGGGGAAG TTGGAGACTTCGCTTGTTTACTTGTTGAATTACAGTTTGATAGAAACACTGGATACTACATCGCCCAAATTTTTATTCCAAGCATACTTATAGTAATCCTATCATGGGTGTCGTTTTGGGTTGATATAGACGCCATTCCTGCGCGTGTCTCGCTAGGTGTCCTCACAGTTCTCACCATGACAACGCAGAGTTCCGGTGCACGAAGCGCTTTACCGAGGGTGTCTTACATCAAAGCCATAGATGTTTGGATGGCAGTTTGTCTTACCTTTGTTTTTATGGCTCTTTTGGAGTTTGCCTACATCAACGTTGTTTCGCGGAGAAATTCCAAACCTATCCGCACTGCGTCACAATGTGATAAAGCATTAAATAAAGGA ACATCACCATCGCCAATGATGCCCATCCTGAGACACATCGATTTTATAAAGAGGGCCCGACAGGTGGATAAAGTGGCCCGAGTTGTATTTCCTCTTATCTTCTTCCTGTTCAATATTGGGTTTTGGGTGTTCTATCTAAGCATTAACACGGACAACAAATTTTGA
- the LOC128192436 gene encoding glycine receptor subunit alpha-2-like isoform X2, with translation MILMVVLCFQFYHSSGELSRHELIHQLIDESHYDPLIAPNYEDDFPTNISVQMLIKNIHSLDELHMDFSVDIIFRQRWTDKRLKFNHSTVRVLELDQKMIERIWVPDSFFPQEKRAEIHDVTVPNRLLHIYRNGTVFYSMRIEMTLSCAMALQNYPLDRQVCPVSIESYSYTRENIDFYWERHNPVLIPSISLPQFTMPDTVKTSACSTEYGEVGDFACLLVELQFDRNTGYYIAQIFIPSILIVILSWVSFWVDIDAIPARVSLGVLTVLTMTTQSSGARSALPRVSYIKAIDVWMAVCLTFVFMALLEFAYINVVSRRNSKPIRTASQCDKALNKGTSPSPMMPILRHIDFIKRARQVDKVARVVFPLIFFLFNIGFWVFYLSINTDNKF, from the exons ATGATTCTCATGGTGGTTTTATGTTTCCAGTTTTATCACAGCAGCGGCGAATTGTCCAG acatGAACTAATCCACCAATTAATTGATGAGTCCCACTACGATCCATTGATTGCCCCGAACTATGAAGATG ATTTTCCGACGAACATTTCTGTCCAAATGCTCATAAAGAACATTCACAGTCTTGATGAACTTCATATG GATTTTTCAGTAGATATCATATTCAGACAACGATGGACAGACAAGCGTCTCAAATTCAACCATTCAACGGTCAGAGTTTTGGAACTCGATCAGAAGATGATAGAGAGAATATGGGTTCCAGATTCTTTCTTTCCACAAGAAAAGCGAGCTGAAATTCATGATGTCACCGTCCCAAATCGCTTACTTCATATTTATAGAAATGGAACGGTATTTTATAGTATGAG AATAGAAATGACACTGTCCTGCGCAATGGCTCTACAAAACTATCCGTTGGATCGTCAAGTATGTCCAGTATCGATTGAAagtt aCAGTTACACGAGAGAAAACATCGATTTTTACTGGGAACGTCACAACCCTGTCCTTATTCCATCGATATCTCTCCCCCAGTTCACCATGCCAGACACAGTCAAAACGTCAGCATGTTCGACGGAGTACGGGGAAG TTGGAGACTTCGCTTGTTTACTTGTTGAATTACAGTTTGATAGAAACACTGGATACTACATCGCCCAAATTTTTATTCCAAGCATACTTATAGTAATCCTATCATGGGTGTCGTTTTGGGTTGATATAGACGCCATTCCTGCGCGTGTCTCGCTAGGTGTCCTCACAGTTCTCACCATGACAACGCAGAGTTCCGGTGCACGAAGCGCTTTACCGAGGGTGTCTTACATCAAAGCCATAGATGTTTGGATGGCAGTTTGTCTTACCTTTGTTTTTATGGCTCTTTTGGAGTTTGCCTACATCAACGTTGTTTCGCGGAGAAATTCCAAACCTATCCGCACTGCGTCACAATGTGATAAAGCATTAAATAAAGGA ACATCACCATCGCCAATGATGCCCATCCTGAGACACATCGATTTTATAAAGAGGGCCCGACAGGTGGATAAAGTGGCCCGAGTTGTATTTCCTCTTATCTTCTTCCTGTTCAATATTGGGTTTTGGGTGTTCTATCTAAGCATTAACACGGACAACAAATTTTGA